Within the Scytonema millei VB511283 genome, the region ATCGACCAGAGATCGACCAATATTGAAGATTTGGATCGTTCTTACCAAGAAATAGCTAAATCTTACCAATGGCAGATGCTAAAATTTTCAGCCCTTAACGGTGAGGGATTAGAAGCATTGCAACAGGCAATTGTGGAATGTTTGGAGCCTGGTCCTTATTATTATCCTCCCGACTTAGTTACAGACCAGCCAGAACGTTTTATCATGGGAGAATTAATTCGCGAACAAATTTTATTGCTAACACGGGATGAGGTTCCTCACTCAGTGGCAATTACCATTGACAAAGTGGAGGAAGCTCCTAACATTACCCGTGTATTTGCGACTATTCATATCGAGCGAGATTCTCAAAAAGGAATTCTGATCGGCAAGGGAGGAGCAATGCTCAAAGCGATCGGTAGCGCTGCTCGCGAACAAATTCAAAAGCTAATCGCAGGCAAAGTTTATTTAGAACTATTTGTAAAAGTACAACCAAAATGGCGACAATCTCGGCTCAGGCTATCAGAGTTTGGTTACAAAGTAGAAGAATAGTTGGTAAGTCGTAAGTCGTAAGTCGTAAGTTGTAAGTCGGAAATAATTCTCCTTGCTTGGAAGCTCGTGCGCTCCTCTTCTTCACTGATAACTGATAACTGATGACTGATGACTGATAACTGATAACTGATAACTGAAAAAATGTTTGAAAAATCTAATCGAACTCCAATCAAGAAAAACAAAGATGTCGTCCTGTTAATTAAAGGATTAATTATTGGCAAAGTTCTGACCTTGCTGGTTATTGGTGGTTTGTTGTGGTGGCTAAAACCTCAATTGTGGAGCAGCGCTACTGCTACAAATCAAACTTCAGAAAATCCAGTAGCAACACCAAACGGTTCTACCTACGATCGCATGACAGGTATACCATCGGGTACGTTTAACTATGGTGGTAGTGCTGCATGGATACCAATCCGTCAAGTGGTTGACGCTCAGATTCAGCAAGCACGTCCAGAACTTCAATTGCGCTATATCCAGCCGCCTAATGGTAATTTGAGTTCTAGTGTGGGAATACAGATGCTGCTCGACGGGAAGTTAGATTTTGCCCACTCCTCTCGTCCGCTAACAGCAGCAGAAAAAGCACTGGCACAAAAGCAAGGATTGACACTGGCAGAAATGCCAATTGCGGTAGATGGAATCGCCGCCGTCGTTCATCCCTCTTTGCAAATCTCTGGTTTAACCGTAGAACAGTTGCAGCAAATTTATCAAGGCAAAATTACCAACTGGAGTCAGTTAGGTGGGGAAAACTTGCCAATTGTTCCATACACTCGTCATCCTCAAGATGGCAGTCCCGCCGCGATCTTTTCTACATCAGAACAAACTTTTGGGACGAACGTACGTTCTGTCAAATCTACAACAGCTGCCTTGCGTCTAGTTAACCAGACTCCAGGTGCAATCTATTATGCTTCTGCCCGTGCGGTCGTGCATCAATGCGGAGTCAAACCACTTCCCTTGGGCGAGAATAGCGATCGCTTCGTTCCTCCCTATCGCGAACCGCTATCCCAGCCTTGCCCTAATCAGCGCCATCAACCAAACTTAGCAGCTTTTGCCGATGGCAGCTATCCTTTAACTCGTAATTTATACGCGATCGTCAAGCAAGATGGAGGTAAAGCACAACAAGCAGGAGAAGCTTACACCAGACTCCTACTTTCCGACCAAGGACAACAAGCCCTCAGACAAGCTGGTTTCGTGCAAGCAGCAGCTGCCACCGCACAAAACAAACCAGCTAACTAATAAATTTTTAATTGCGAATTGGGTACGGGCGGGTTTTGACCCAAAATTTGCTCGTCAGATTGCGAGTCGATCTGCTAAACCCGCCCCTACGACTTCTGATTTCCGTCCGGGCGGGTTTTGACCCGAGATTTGCTCGTCAGGTGGCGAGTTGATCTGCTAAACCCGTCCCTACATTTGCGAATTCCGAATTCCCTAATCCAGTTCTCGCCTTCCTTCCAAAGCTCTTGCTAACGTCACCTCGTCAGCGTATTCTAAATCGCCACCCACGGGTAAACCAAAGGCAATTCGCGTCACTTTGGTGAATGGTTTGAGGAGTTGACCGACATACAGCGTTGTCGTCTCTCCTTCCACGCTGGGACCAATTGCTAAAATCACTTCCTTGGGTTGTTGTTGACCCACCCGTTGTACCAGCGATTGAACTGTGAGTTGTTCGGGTCCGATCCCATCCATCGGTGAAATGACCCCCCCCAAAACGTGATACTTGCCGTGATATTCCCTAGTTTTTTCCAAAGCAATCACGTCGCGGGAGTCAGCCACAACGCAAATTGTGTTGTTATCTCGGTTAGAGTTACGACAGATCTCACAAACAGGTTCCGCTGAGAGATGAAAGCATACCTTGCACAAACCCACTTGTTTTTTTGCTTCTAACAAAGCTTGTGCTAAGGCTTCAACTTCTGCTTCTGGACGCTTCAAAATATGTAAAGCAAGGCGCTGAGCGGTCTTGGGACCCACTCCTGGCAAGCGCTGCAACTGCTCGATCAAACGAGCCAAAGGACGTGCGTAAACCGTGATCTTATCTCCTGCGATCGCTTCTTTATTTTAACAGGGAGTCGGGAGTCGGGAGTCGGGACAAATAACTACCAACTACCAACTACCAACTACCAACTACCAACAAGATTTAATATGTAAATGAGCTTTCAGCCCCCCAGTTAAATTTATGGAATTAGCAACTACTAATCTTCCCAGCAGCGATTTAGATGCCTTTTGGATGCCGTTTACGGCTAATCGTCAGTTTAAGGCTAGTCCGCGTTTATTAGTGGCGGCTGAGGGGATGTATTACACCACAGCTGACGGACGGCGAATTATTGATGGTACGGCAGGGTTGTGGTGCGTTAATGCGGGTCACGGTCGCCGAGAAATTGCTGATGCGGTACAAAAACAGGTGATGCAGTTGGATTTTGCCCCGACGTTTCAAATGGGACATCCAGCACCGTTTGAATTGGCGACACGGTTGGTAGAACTGTTACCTGGAGACTTGAATCGCGTCTTTTTCACCAATTCTGGTTCGGAATCTGTCGATACAGCTTTGAAAATTGCGATCGCCTATCATCGGCTGAAGGGTCAAGGGGCGCGACAAAGACTTATCGGTAGGGAACGCGGCTATCACGGGGTAAATTTTGGCGGTACGGCGGTGGGAGGCACGGGAGCAAACCGCAAGTTATTCGGCAACATCGTAACTGGAATCGATCATTTATCCCACACCCATAATTTAGAACATAACGCCTTTACTCGCGGACAACCTCAGTGGGGAGAGCATCTAGCTAACGAGTTAGAGCGACTGGTAACGTTACACGATGCCTCAACAATTGCAGCTGTTATTGTGGAGCCAGTTGCCGGATCGACGGGGGTTTTACTGCCACCAGTCGGTTATTTACAAAAGTTACGCCAAATTTGCGACAAACACGACATTTTACTGATTTTTGACGAAGTGATTACGGGTTTTGGACGTTTGGGTAAGCCATTTGCTGCCGATTATTTTGGAGTCATACCGGACATGATTACGGTGGCGAAAGGAATTACCAACGCTACTGTGCCAATGGGAGCGGTATTCGTGCGCGAGGAAATCTACCAAACCTTTGTCCAGGGAATAGAAAACGGGATTGAACTTTTCCACGGCTACACCTACTCCGGTCATCCCGTTGCCTGTGCTGCGTCTCTGGCTACCTTGGATATTTATCAAAAAGAAGGATTGCTGACTCGCGTATCAGAAATTGCGGATTACTGGGAAGATGCCGTTCATAGTTTGCGTGGTTTACCCCATGTCATCGATTTACGTAATTTGGGATTAGTCGGAGCGATCGAATTAGAATCAATTCCAGGTAAGCCAGGGGCGAGGGGATACGAAACTTTTGTTAAATGCTATCAGCAAGGGGCATTAGTTAGAGCTGCGGGAGATAATATTGCCCTGTCACCGCCGCTAATTATTGAAAAGCAGCACATCGATGAATTGTTTGGCGTGTTGACAGGTGTGTTGAAGCAACTGGCGTGAATTTACATAGATTGTAGGGGCGCACAGCTGTGCGCCCCTATAGGTTTTCGCGGATTAATCAGTTCTGTCAGGGAATATGGTTAGATATTTTAGTGGGTTCGATGCTTAACTGTAATGCTTCATGCGACGCAATACTTCTCGGTTAAGGACAAAACTGGTAAATTACAGGATGTAATAACCTTTTCATTCCCTGCCCGATGCAACTACGAGAATTCACCCTGATTAGTCCCACGATTGGAGCAGGACAAGTGTTCAAAGCGATTGAAACTGTCATTCCTATCGAGTTAATTCATCAGACAATCGCTAAGAGTCATTGCCAAAGTCAACGACAACGGAAACTGCCTGCTCACTTGGTCGTGTGCTTAGTCATCGCCTTCAGCTTTTGGTCGAAAGCAGCGATGCGAGAGGTGCTCAAGAACTTGGTGGATGGGCTCAGTGTGCAATGGACACGCTTAGCGCAGTATTGGAAAGTGCCCAACAGTGCCTCAATCAGTGAGGCACGAGCCAAGTTGGGATGCCAGGTGATGCGGCAGTTATTTGAGCAAGTGGTGCGACCGTTAGCCACAGCAGAAACACCTGGGGCATTTCTAGGCGGGTTGCGATTGATGGCAGTGGATGGCACATTGCTGGATATCCCAGACAGCAAAGCCAATGCACGGGTGTTTGGCTATCCCGGAACTCGCTTTGGTCATCAGGCGGCATTTCCCAAAGTGCGACTGGTACTGTTAATTGAAGCAGGAACGCATTTGATTACTGATGCGCTTATCTGCCCGTATCGCATGGGGGAACGACGACGGGCACTGCGACTGCTGCGAGCGATTGGCACAGGAATGCTGCTGATGTGGGACCGAGGACTGCATTCGTTTGCAATGGTGCAAGCAACCGTGGCACGGGGAGGACATTACTTGGGACGAGTGCCTGCCAATGTCAAGTTTGAAGTCGAGCAAGTGCTCTCGGATGGCTCCTATCTCAGTTGGATTTATCCAGACCGGAAATCAAAGAAAAAAGGAGCAACCCGAATGCAAGTGCGGGTGATTGAGTACACCATTGACAATGCCCAACAACCTGAACAGCAACAAAGTTACCGACTGATTACCAGCTTGCTCGACCGGCAACAGTTTCCTGCCCTGTTGTTAGCCGAGCAATATCATCAACGGTGGCAAGTGGAAACGACGATAGATGAAGTCAAAACGCATTTACTTGGACGCAAGGTGCCGATTCGTTCGCTCAAGCCCCGTGAGGTGGTGCAGGAGGTTTACGGGTTATTGCTCGGGCATTGGGCAGTGCGTTCGTTAATGGTGCAAGCGGCACAACTAGAAGGTATCTCACCGTTGTGCTTGAGCTTTACTGGCACGTTGCACGTTTTGCGTCGAGCCGTAGCTAAATTTCAAGTGGTCTCCCCTGATGAACTTCCCCTTTTTGGAGTTGGTTGATGCGCGAGATTCTCGATGCTCAAATTCCACCCCCTCAAGGCAGAGTCAATCCGAGAGTGGTCAAAAAGCCCAGGTCAAAGTTTCCTGCCAAGAAGCGACATCATCTCGAGCGGGAAACCCAACGACCGCAACTTATTTTTGCGATTCCCAACTCTGCTTAAGGCTTAACCGAGAAGTATTGTCATGCGACGTGATTCGATTTTTTATAAACTCTTTCAACAATCTCCTACTTTATTATTTGAACTGTTGACAAATCCGCCAGCAAATGCAGAGGCATATCGGTTTGACTCAGTAGCTGTCAAAGAGCCAAAATTTGAAATTGATGGGGTGTTTTTACCACCAGAAAATCAAACTTCAGGTGTAGTGTATTTCTGTGAGGTACAGTTCCAGAAAGACGAACAGCTTTATGAAAGAGTAATTGCCGAATCTTCATTATATTTTTACCGCAACCGTGGCAGATTTAGCGATTGGCAAGCTGTAATCATTTACCCATCTCGTAGCCTTGAACAAAGCGAGATTTATCCCCATCGCTCGTTCCTTAATGGTGGGCAAGTACATCAGATATATTTGGATGAGTTGGGAGATATTCGCTCCTTACCTGTATGGGTGGCGTTGATGGTATTGACTACCTTGGAGGAAAATCGCGCCACCGAGGAAGCCAGGTATTTGCTTGCCAGGAGTCAACAACAAGCACCTCAAACCGATGATCGCGCCATAATAGATTTACTGACGACGATAATGGTGTACAAGTTTGAAGATAAGAGCCAACGGGAGGTAGAAGAGATGCTAGGTATTACACTCCAAGAAACACGAGTTTACCGAGAAATTAGCGAAGAAGGAGAACAAAGAGGACGGAGAGCAGAAGGACAATCGCTCGTTTTGCGCCTATTAACCCGTCGGGTGGGAGAATTACCACAAGAAGTTCGTCAGCGCATCGAATCTCTTCCCCTGGAACAATTGGAGAATTTGGGGGAAGCGTTGCTTGATTTTACCAGCATGGCTGATTTGCAGGCTTGGTTAGAAGCGATCGCCAATAATTAGTAATTTGTTGATAGTAATTGCAAATCAAATATAGAGTGGGATTTAATCCGAGCGATACTCTCCAAGGGAGTAGTTACGCGATCGCCGATACATAGTTAAGTTGTTTATGGTAGTTGGGAATTTATTAGTTTTTCTAGTCAGTTCTGTTGGGTTTCGTTTTTCTTTACCCAACCTACGCAAGATTGCGATCGCACCTATCATAAATCGCCAGGGAATCAATTCTTGTTGATGAAATACTCATAGAGGTCATCAATAAATTGATTAGCCGTAATTGGACCTGATACATCCCAACTCACTCCATAGACTTGTTTATTCTGCACAGCTTTCAATGTTGACCAGATCGGTTCTTTCAAGAACGATAATGATTTGAGGTTTTTAGAGTCTCTTTCATAATTCGCTAAAATAAACAAAAAATCAGCATCCCAGTCAGACAAGGTTTCAATGCTTAATGTGTTGTAACCATCATTCTTTAGATCCTTATAAGCAGGAATAAATTGTATCCCTGCATCGCTCATAACTTGACCATAAACAGTAAATTCCGGTCTATGAACAACAAATGTTCCAGAACTAGGAAGGTAAATTATAGATACTGTCTTAGTTTTCAGTTTTTTGCCTAACTTTTGCCGAAATTTTTGAATTTGCCTATTATACTCAGCTAAAATTCTCTCGACTCGATCGCTTCTATCCAGAATTTCTGCTAAGTATGTTAGTGCTTTCTTAAATCCCCTAGTTTCAGGATCTATCATTACTGTAGGCGCAATCTTAGACAGTAGAGGATAGAAATTTTCTTGCCATTTCAGTCCTAAAATCAGATCGGGCTTCAGACTTAAAATTTTCTCCAATGAGGGGCTTGCAATATCACCCACGCTAGGAGTATCTGCAACAAATTTACGGGTATTCGGAGATATGCAGATAAAACAAGGAGTAAAGCCAACTGGCTTGATGCCTAGCGCCAATACAGGATCGAGAAGAGTATATTCATCTAGTACAATAATTCTTCGTGGGCGAATAAGAATACAAGTTTCCCCAAGATCGTGTTGGACGATTCGACATTTAGCAGAACCTTCTAAATCTCTAGTTAAGATATCAGATTTTTGGATGACATGTTGGTGACAAGCTATAACCAAAATAAAGGATAAAGCCATTAGTAAAAATGGCTTGATCGAACGATACATTGCGTTTCGGAGCGCACTCATTTTCTTGGTTGTCCGCAATCAATTAATGACTACCAATGCTTATCTGTTAAAACTCCCAGTTGACCGAGCCTGTGATTGTAAAAGGCGCACCTCTTTGGACATAAGTTCTGCTATCTGAGAAGCTAGCATAGTCTGTATCAAATAAATTACGAATATTAATTGCTGCTCTAAATTCATCTCGACGATAGTAAAGTGCCGCATCGGTACGCAAGTAATCATCTAATGTAAAGGAGTTATCTAAATCGCCTTGTCTCTCTCCCACATAAAACAAACCCAATCCAAATCCTAAACCTTGGAGATTGCCCTGCTGGATCTCATAGGTTGTCCACAGGCTGGCTTGATTATAGGGTACATTATTGCGTCGATTGCCAACCGTAAAGGTGTTATCTTTGGTGATTTCTGCATCCGTGTAAGCGTACGAAGCGATCGCCTTCCATCCAGGTAAAATCTCACCTGTAACATCTAGTTCAATCCCTTGACTCCGTTGCTCCCCAGTTTGAATCGAAAATGTTGGGTTAACTGGATCGGTTGTGGTCACATTGGTTTTCGTAAGGTGATAGGCGGCTAAGGTTGCTGAAAGCCTTCTATCTAGAAAGTCTGTTTTAATCCCAACTTCATACTGAGTCCCTCTAGTTGGTTTAAATGCCTGACGTGGATTGAATGCTGTGGTCTGGAGAAAAGAGCGGCTATAGCTGGCATAGAGAGAAACTATATCGCTGGGCTGATACACTAACCCAATGCGCGGGCTGAAAGCACCATCATTTTGCTCTGGCTCGTCAGTGTCATTAATGAGATTTTCATATGCATCGGATGCCCAATCATAGCGACCGCCGAGCAGTAGCTTCAAGTTATCAGTAAAAGCAATCTGATCCTGAAGGTAGACCCCGTAAGATTGAGTCAGCCACTCGGTCTTACCATCTCGGATCAAATCGGTGGGTCTTGCAACATTGTAGTTTGGGTTAAGCAAATTTAGAGGAGGTAGCGGTGTTTGACTGGTAAAAGATTCCCCCTTTTCAAAGGCACGCTCATAATCGAAGCCCACTAAAAGTTGGTGTGAGATTGAACCTGTGTTGAACTTTCCAACTAAGTCGATCTGTCCAAAATAAACGTCATTTGAACCGGTACGATCGAGGAATAAAAACTCTACAAAACGATCGTCCACGATCTCAATGGGAACGGCAAATCTTTGCTCTGGAACGCTAAAGTTGTTGACAGAAAAAGCGCTGCGAAGCTGCAAGTTGTCGTTAAAGTTATGCTTAAGCTCGAAGCCATACTTATGACTTTGCCTGTCGTCATAGGTCAGATCTGGATTACCCCAGACATTAACGCCTCTAGGTAGAAGACTACCATCACTGAGTGCCGCCGTGAAGAGACCACCATACAGATCTCCGGCGTATTTACTGTATTCATAGTATAAATCTAGGCTTGTTTGATCGCCCAAATTCAAGGTCATTGAAGGTGCGATTAACGTATTGTTCTTGCCGCCACCTTCAAAATAACCATCCGAACCATTATAAGCAGCAATGAATCGATAGAGAGCATTTCGATCGGCAGTCAGTGGACCCGATAAATCAATGCTTGGCTGATAAAATCCCCGATTACCTGCTTCAAAACCGAGCCTGTAATAAGGCTCCCGCAGAGGCTTTTTGGTGATAGTGTTGATGACTCCACCAGGTTCTAAAGCCCCAAACAAGACGGAGCTTGGTCCCTTCAGTACTTCCACTTGCTCGATCGCCACAGTAGGTTCGTCTGGAATAAGCGAATAGCTATCTCCTATTCGATAGCCATTTCGCAATTGCGATGTTGCAGTTGTTGAAAATCCTCTGAAGATTCTGAAGATTCCACCATCCCCAGCGTCAAGAACACCACTAACGGTTTCCACTGCCTCATTGATGTTTCTGACATTGCGATCGCGCAACACCTCCTGCGGTACAACTTGATAGCGGTTCTCAATTGGATGGAATATAGTAACAGCAGTGGGTGAACCATCCAATAATATCTTGCAAGGTAATAGTAGCGATTGCTTTTGTCATAGCTTCGTCGAGTTCAGAATAAGTTCGAGCTGCGAAAGAGCGCAAATATTCTTTCACTTTAGACCAGCAATTTTCAATCGGGTTAAAGTCAGGAGAAGAGGGAGAAAGGTAAACTAATCTGGCTCCAGCTGCTTCGATTGCTTCTCGAATTGCAGCAACTTTATGAGCTGGCAAATTATCCATCACTACACAAGCTCCTGACCAGAGTTGGGGGACTAAAACCTGGTTGACGTAAAATTTGAAGGTGGTCGTATCAGTCCAACCAGCAAACGTCAGAGGAGCAAGGAAGCCCTTCAAAGATAGTGCACCAATCATAGTCACATTTTGCCCTCGCTGAATAGGGCACTCACCATAAGCCCGTTGTCCCTTTTTTGCTCTAGCATAACGACGTGTCATCGCTAAATTCACCCCAGACTCATCAATAAAAATCAAGTCAGCCAGTTTAACTTCCCCAATAGTTGTCCAATATTCCACTCTCAACTTCTGAACTCGCTCACTTTTGGCTTCACTGGCATGGAGGGACTTTTTTTTTCTGGTCAATTGTAGTTTCTGGACAATTCGCCCCATTGTGGCTCGACTGATTCTGATGCCAATTTGTTCGTAAAGTTGGTGAGATAATTCCTCTAAAGTGGCATCGTTTTTGGCTTCGACTAACTGCTCCACTTGTTCAACTTGTTCTCTTGTAAGCTTTGGCGATTGCCCACCTCCATGCGGACGTGGCTGTACTTCTCCTGTTTGCTCGTAACGCCTCAACAGTTTCCAGACAAAGCTATAACTCACATTGAAACGTTGAGCTGTTTTGACAATTGAGGTTTTTTCCTTTAAATGAGTCTCGACAATTTTGGCGCGAAAGTCATTTGAGTATGCCTTCATTCTTGGGCTAAAACTTTATGCTAGTTCTCCTCTTTACTTTATCTCACTCAATTGAGAACTGCTATGAATTGATTGAGGAATATCCCGTAACGGTGTATCCGTGCGCGTTGCTGTGGTTGCGCTAGATGGGTTGTAGCCCTCATCCTGCTCCCCTGTCACCACAATTTCCCTCTGCTCATCTTCAACTGTGGGTTGAGCGGTGGATGTACCTGGCGTGAAGCTAAAAATCAACCCTTCACCTGGAGAATCATACAACTGCACTTGCGGCAAAGCTGTTTCCCCTGTCACCACCACTCGAATACTATTAGCAGTAGCCTGAGTCACAGCCACGCGAGTAATTCCGCTTGCAGGGTTATCTTGACGAAACTCTCTCCCTTGGGGTAGAGCTAGCACGGCGTTGGGAATATTCGCAATATACGATCTACCCAAAACTAGAGTTACAGGCTGAAGCACCTTTCCTTGAGTGGTTTGTAAAATTATCTCCACACCTTTATCAGTGGGATTTACCTGAACTCCCGTAATTGATACAATTTCCCCTGGTGTTGCAGGTGGGTTGGTTGGCGACTGTACCAACATTCGATCGCTTGTCGCCGGAAGCTCGACTTCACTCAGTTGAGGAATATTATTGTTGACTTCTCGATTATTCTCCCCTACCTCCTCGCCTTTTGCCGGAGTGCCGAGCAAAACAGCGATCGCACTACCTGCCACTACGATCGCCAACAGTAACCGCACCGACAACCGTAGGATCATCGCCAACTCCTTCCACCTACTCAACTACTCTATTGCCAATTACTTCTAATAAGTCGTGAAAAGTAGTGTAAAGAAGTTGCTCTAGCCCTGTCTATCAAAAAAACGACAACGACGATCGAAAAAACGACAGATCCAAGCGCGATCGCGATACTCAGTCTGCTGCGATCAGTCGTTTTCCTGCCAGACATTGACTGGGTGTAATCCCAAACCGCCGCTTAAACGCGCTGGCAAAATTTCCCAAATGCCCATAACCAACCCGCATCGCCACCTCAGCCACCGTGCGATCGCCCTGACGCAATAACTGTTCCGCCTGCTCCAGTCGTCGCTGCTGCAAATAGCACATTACTGTCATGCTGAATAGCGTTTGAAACCCACGTTGGAGAGAACGAGGGGTTAACCCGACTTGCCGTGCCAACTCCGGTAACGAAAGGGGATGAGCAAATTGTGTCGTCAAAATTTCCTTTGCATAGTGCAACCGTTCGATCGCCTCTGGTTTCAAACTCGGTACAGATTGATTTCGCGCCCCATCTTCCGAGATTAGATCGAGATGCATCGCCAACAATTCAAACACCTTCCCTTGAAGGTACATCCGTTTTGCTGCCCCCCGATAAGGCGCATTCCACATCTGGAGAGCCAGCGATCGCATTGCTGGGGTGACTTTAGGATAAAATGAAACCTTCCAATCTTCCCCTTTGAACAATTGCTTCACCGCATTGGACTGCCGTTGTCGATCGTTGAGAAAAAACGATTCCAGCACGTCTGGCTCAATCTCGATATCGACAAAGGTTGAACGCTGTGGACTTCGCCATCGCTCCAGATATGCAGG harbors:
- a CDS encoding PstS family phosphate ABC transporter substrate-binding protein; this translates as MFEKSNRTPIKKNKDVVLLIKGLIIGKVLTLLVIGGLLWWLKPQLWSSATATNQTSENPVATPNGSTYDRMTGIPSGTFNYGGSAAWIPIRQVVDAQIQQARPELQLRYIQPPNGNLSSSVGIQMLLDGKLDFAHSSRPLTAAEKALAQKQGLTLAEMPIAVDGIAAVVHPSLQISGLTVEQLQQIYQGKITNWSQLGGENLPIVPYTRHPQDGSPAAIFSTSEQTFGTNVRSVKSTTAALRLVNQTPGAIYYASARAVVHQCGVKPLPLGENSDRFVPPYREPLSQPCPNQRHQPNLAAFADGSYPLTRNLYAIVKQDGGKAQQAGEAYTRLLLSDQGQQALRQAGFVQAAAATAQNKPAN
- a CDS encoding TonB-dependent siderophore receptor, whose translation is MDGSPTAVTIFHPIENRYQVVPQEVLRDRNVRNINEAVETVSGVLDAGDGGIFRIFRGFSTTATSQLRNGYRIGDSYSLIPDEPTVAIEQVEVLKGPSSVLFGALEPGGVINTITKKPLREPYYRLGFEAGNRGFYQPSIDLSGPLTADRNALYRFIAAYNGSDGYFEGGGKNNTLIAPSMTLNLGDQTSLDLYYEYSKYAGDLYGGLFTAALSDGSLLPRGVNVWGNPDLTYDDRQSHKYGFELKHNFNDNLQLRSAFSVNNFSVPEQRFAVPIEIVDDRFVEFLFLDRTGSNDVYFGQIDLVGKFNTGSISHQLLVGFDYERAFEKGESFTSQTPLPPLNLLNPNYNVARPTDLIRDGKTEWLTQSYGVYLQDQIAFTDNLKLLLGGRYDWASDAYENLINDTDEPEQNDGAFSPRIGLVYQPSDIVSLYASYSRSFLQTTAFNPRQAFKPTRGTQYEVGIKTDFLDRRLSATLAAYHLTKTNVTTTDPVNPTFSIQTGEQRSQGIELDVTGEILPGWKAIASYAYTDAEITKDNTFTVGNRRNNVPYNQASLWTTYEIQQGNLQGLGFGLGLFYVGERQGDLDNSFTLDDYLRTDAALYYRRDEFRAAINIRNLFDTDYASFSDSRTYVQRGAPFTITGSVNWEF
- a CDS encoding Rpn family recombination-promoting nuclease/putative transposase — encoded protein: MRRDSIFYKLFQQSPTLLFELLTNPPANAEAYRFDSVAVKEPKFEIDGVFLPPENQTSGVVYFCEVQFQKDEQLYERVIAESSLYFYRNRGRFSDWQAVIIYPSRSLEQSEIYPHRSFLNGGQVHQIYLDELGDIRSLPVWVALMVLTTLEENRATEEARYLLARSQQQAPQTDDRAIIDLLTTIMVYKFEDKSQREVEEMLGITLQETRVYREISEEGEQRGRRAEGQSLVLRLLTRRVGELPQEVRQRIESLPLEQLENLGEALLDFTSMADLQAWLEAIANN
- a CDS encoding IS630 family transposase; its protein translation is MKAYSNDFRAKIVETHLKEKTSIVKTAQRFNVSYSFVWKLLRRYEQTGEVQPRPHGGGQSPKLTREQVEQVEQLVEAKNDATLEELSHQLYEQIGIRISRATMGRIVQKLQLTRKKKSLHASEAKSERVQKLRVEYWTTIGEVKLADLIFIDESGVNLAMTRRYARAKKGQRAYGECPIQRGQNVTMIGALSLKGFLAPLTFAGWTDTTTFKFYVNQVLVPQLWSGACVVMDNLPAHKVAAIREAIEAAGARLVYLSPSSPDFNPIENCWSKVKEYLRSFAARTYSELDEAMTKAIATITLQDIIGWFTHCCYYIPSN
- a CDS encoding ABC transporter substrate-binding protein yields the protein MYRSIKPFLLMALSFILVIACHQHVIQKSDILTRDLEGSAKCRIVQHDLGETCILIRPRRIIVLDEYTLLDPVLALGIKPVGFTPCFICISPNTRKFVADTPSVGDIASPSLEKILSLKPDLILGLKWQENFYPLLSKIAPTVMIDPETRGFKKALTYLAEILDRSDRVERILAEYNRQIQKFRQKLGKKLKTKTVSIIYLPSSGTFVVHRPEFTVYGQVMSDAGIQFIPAYKDLKNDGYNTLSIETLSDWDADFLFILANYERDSKNLKSLSFLKEPIWSTLKAVQNKQVYGVSWDVSGPITANQFIDDLYEYFINKN
- a CDS encoding aspartate aminotransferase family protein, whose amino-acid sequence is MELATTNLPSSDLDAFWMPFTANRQFKASPRLLVAAEGMYYTTADGRRIIDGTAGLWCVNAGHGRREIADAVQKQVMQLDFAPTFQMGHPAPFELATRLVELLPGDLNRVFFTNSGSESVDTALKIAIAYHRLKGQGARQRLIGRERGYHGVNFGGTAVGGTGANRKLFGNIVTGIDHLSHTHNLEHNAFTRGQPQWGEHLANELERLVTLHDASTIAAVIVEPVAGSTGVLLPPVGYLQKLRQICDKHDILLIFDEVITGFGRLGKPFAADYFGVIPDMITVAKGITNATVPMGAVFVREEIYQTFVQGIENGIELFHGYTYSGHPVACAASLATLDIYQKEGLLTRVSEIADYWEDAVHSLRGLPHVIDLRNLGLVGAIELESIPGKPGARGYETFVKCYQQGALVRAAGDNIALSPPLIIEKQHIDELFGVLTGVLKQLA
- a CDS encoding IS4 family transposase: MHQTIAKSHCQSQRQRKLPAHLVVCLVIAFSFWSKAAMREVLKNLVDGLSVQWTRLAQYWKVPNSASISEARAKLGCQVMRQLFEQVVRPLATAETPGAFLGGLRLMAVDGTLLDIPDSKANARVFGYPGTRFGHQAAFPKVRLVLLIEAGTHLITDALICPYRMGERRRALRLLRAIGTGMLLMWDRGLHSFAMVQATVARGGHYLGRVPANVKFEVEQVLSDGSYLSWIYPDRKSKKKGATRMQVRVIEYTIDNAQQPEQQQSYRLITSLLDRQQFPALLLAEQYHQRWQVETTIDEVKTHLLGRKVPIRSLKPREVVQEVYGLLLGHWAVRSLMVQAAQLEGISPLCLSFTGTLHVLRRAVAKFQVVSPDELPLFGVG
- the era gene encoding GTPase Era translates to MITSDNDSFDFSDALTIPQAPPGYKSGFIGIIGRPNVGKSTLMNQLVGQKIAITSPVAQTTRNRLRGILTTPAAQFIFVDTPGIHKPHHQLGEVLVKNARIAIDSVDVVLFVVDGSQVAGGGDRFIIELLTQTQTPVILGLNKIDQRSTNIEDLDRSYQEIAKSYQWQMLKFSALNGEGLEALQQAIVECLEPGPYYYPPDLVTDQPERFIMGELIREQILLLTRDEVPHSVAITIDKVEEAPNITRVFATIHIERDSQKGILIGKGGAMLKAIGSAAREQIQKLIAGKVYLELFVKVQPKWRQSRLRLSEFGYKVEE
- the recR gene encoding recombination mediator RecR, translating into MTVYARPLARLIEQLQRLPGVGPKTAQRLALHILKRPEAEVEALAQALLEAKKQVGLCKVCFHLSAEPVCEICRNSNRDNNTICVVADSRDVIALEKTREYHGKYHVLGGVISPMDGIGPEQLTVQSLVQRVGQQQPKEVILAIGPSVEGETTTLYVGQLLKPFTKVTRIAFGLPVGGDLEYADEVTLARALEGRRELD